From the Deinococcus gobiensis I-0 genome, the window TTCGCCCTCCCCCAGAGCCACCGTCTGCCAGCCCTCGCCTTCTCGCCGCACGTCCTTGAGGTGAACGAGCGGCAGACGGCCGGCATAGCGCCGCAGGTAGGTCACCGGGTCGTGGCCGCCCGCATAGATCCAGGCGACGTCGAGTTCGGCCTGCACGCTGGGGGCGGCTTCCAGCAACAGGTCGAGGACCGGACGTCCGCCGAAGGTCTGGGTCAGCTCGTGGTCGTGGTTGTGGTAGCTCAGCGTCAGGCCGTGCGCGGCCAGGGCCTGCGCTACTCGCTCCAGACGGGCCGCCAGGGCCAGCCACTCGGCCTCGGTGTCGGCGCGGTGGTACGGGTAGACGGCGTGGCGCACCCCGACCGTCTGGAGAAACTGCACCTGGGCTTCCAGATCGTCTTCCAGAGGTTCGAGCGCCAGATGCGCACTCGGGGCGCTCAGCCCGCGCTCGTCGAGGACTGCCCGCAACGCCGGGCCGGACAGGCCGCCGTAGTCGCGCGCCAGCTCGACACGGCGAATTCCGGCCTGCGCCAGTGCGTCGAGCGTACCCAGAAAATCCTGTGCCACCTGCTCCCGAAGGGTGTAGAGCTGAATACCGGTCTCCTGCATGAGCTGACCTCCCCGGCCGCAACGGTACGCGGCGATTGACTTGAGATTTGTACCGGTATAATTTACCGGTATAAAAAGCCCGCTGACAAGACCCGCCTTCTCCTCCGGAGGTTCCCGTACCGTGCCGCCTGCCCCGAAGCCCGAACCTGCCGAGATCACCCTCGCCGACGTGGCGCAGGTGGCGAGGGTGTCGAAGATGACGGTTTCCAACGTCCTCAACGGCAAGCCCAATGTGAAGGCCAGCACCAGGCAGAGGGTCCTGAGCGCCGTCGAGGCGACCGGCTACCGGGCCAATCCGGTGGCGCGGGCGCTCGCCGGTCAGCGCCACCGTCTGCTGAGCCTGGTGGCGCGCCGCAGCAACCTGCCCTACGTCACCGAGGTCATCCGGGGAGCGAGCGAAGCGGCAGAGGCGCTGGAGTACGACCTGGTCGTGCTGATGGTGGGGCAGCGCCAGTCGTCGGACCTGTCCCTGTTCCTGCGGCTCTCGCAGGGCGCGGCCTTCGTGCATGCCGACGCGCCGGGGCTCGGGGTGCCTCCGGGCGATCTGCCGCTCCACTGCGTCACCGTGGATGGCCCCACGCACGACTCGCTGCGGGTGGACAACCTGGGCGGCAGTCGGGCGGCCACCCGCCACCTCCTGGAACTGGGCCATACCCGGATCGCTTTCGTCAGTGGCCTGCTCGCCCTCTCTCCAGAGGCGAGCCTGGGGCGCAGCGACGCCGCCGAGCGCCTGCGCGGCTACCAGGACACGCTGGAAGAGGCGGGCCTGACCCTGCCCGAGGCCTATCTCCAGCACGGGGATTACAGCCCGGAGAGCGGCGAGCGGGCCGCGCGCGCGCTGCTGGCCCTGCCCGAGCCCCCCACCGCCATTTTCGCGGCGGGCGACGCGATGGCGGTCGCGGTCATCCACGCCGCACAGGACCTGGGACGGCGTGTGCCCACGGACCTCTCGGTGGTCGGCTTCGACGACCTGCCCTTTTTCCGGGGCGTGCGGCCCGCCCTGACCACCGTGGCTCAGCC encodes:
- a CDS encoding sugar phosphate isomerase/epimerase family protein, whose amino-acid sequence is MQETGIQLYTLREQVAQDFLGTLDALAQAGIRRVELARDYGGLSGPALRAVLDERGLSAPSAHLALEPLEDDLEAQVQFLQTVGVRHAVYPYHRADTEAEWLALAARLERVAQALAAHGLTLSYHNHDHELTQTFGGRPVLDLLLEAAPSVQAELDVAWIYAGGHDPVTYLRRYAGRLPLVHLKDVRREGEGWQTVALGEGEVPLHEVLSALPAEVQPYYEQDQGGTLDTLRRSLGYLKTASV
- a CDS encoding LacI family DNA-binding transcriptional regulator, whose protein sequence is MPPAPKPEPAEITLADVAQVARVSKMTVSNVLNGKPNVKASTRQRVLSAVEATGYRANPVARALAGQRHRLLSLVARRSNLPYVTEVIRGASEAAEALEYDLVVLMVGQRQSSDLSLFLRLSQGAAFVHADAPGLGVPPGDLPLHCVTVDGPTHDSLRVDNLGGSRAATRHLLELGHTRIAFVSGLLALSPEASLGRSDAAERLRGYQDTLEEAGLTLPEAYLQHGDYSPESGERAARALLALPEPPTAIFAAGDAMAVAVIHAAQDLGRRVPTDLSVVGFDDLPFFRGVRPALTTVAQPLGSLGEEAVRHLARLAQGETPAALPPPLATTLVVRDSAAPPPPHQSIQTP